The genomic window CATTTTGGAGTGAATCATACAAAAAAAGTATTTAAAAATGGATGTTTAGTTTTTAAAAAGTAGGAGGATATGATGAGATTGTTGGATTTAACAGTGGAGGAATTTTTAAATGAAGTAGATTCTAAAAGTCCTGCTCCAGGTGGTGGATCAGCATCAGCATTGGCATCAGCATTAGGATGTGCCTTAGCTAGAATGGTAGCTCATCTAACATTTGGAAAAAAAAGTTATAAAGAGCTTTCAGATGAGGAGATAGGAATTTTTGGGAAAGCTTTTAATGAAATAGGGTATGATCGAAAAAAATTGGAAGAGCTTATAGATGGAGATACGGAAGCTTATAATTTGGTAATGCAAGCTTATAAACTTCCAAAAGAGACTGAAGCAGAAAAAAGCATAAGAAAATTAGTGATAGAAAATAGCTTAAAAATAGCAATAAAGACACCGCTTGATATTTGTAAATTATCAGAAAAAACTTTAAAAAATTTAAAATATATACTA from Cetobacterium sp. 8H includes these protein-coding regions:
- a CDS encoding cyclodeaminase/cyclohydrolase family protein, with amino-acid sequence MRLLDLTVEEFLNEVDSKSPAPGGGSASALASALGCALARMVAHLTFGKKSYKELSDEEIGIFGKAFNEIGYDRKKLEELIDGDTEAYNLVMQAYKLPKETEAEKSIRKLVIENSLKIAIKTPLDICKLSEKTLKNLKYILKYGNKNAITDLGVSAILLYSGIEGGVLNIKINLSALSDSSYKESIIKELDGIVTSSERVKKEILEAVNKSL